GGCCCGTGGTGCTCGGCGCGCAGTTCGCGATCGCCATTCTGCTCGGCTGGGTGACCACGCGCGCGATCGAGTTTCCCTTCCTGCGGATCCGCGACGCGCTGTTTCCGGACCGGCGTCGCGACGTGCCGGCGCCGGGCGGACTGGAGATGGGTTTGGCGATACCGGTGCCGGCCGCGGTGGAAACGCCCGCGCCGGTGGACGGGAAGATGGGCGGCGTGGCTTGAGCTTTTTCGATCGAGCGGCGCTTCGCCTCGCGTCAGGCGAAGCGCGCCGCCGTGAAGCGGGGATCAAGCCATCGCGCTTTGCAGCGTGCGCTTGAATTCGTCGAGCGTGTTGCGAGCTAGCAGGTGGTTGGCGTCGGGAGTACCGGCGTCGGGCATACCGGCAGCGGGCGTACCGGCAGCGAGTCGGGAATCCACGTTTTCGTGATCGCGCCAATAAGCCGGCAGCGCGGCGAGCGCGCGCGCGATCGTCGCCGGTTCGAGATCGTCGAGCTGCGGGCCGAGCGAGCCGTCGCGGCAGAACCAGCCGATCAGACCGTCGGCGCTCGCGAGCACCGGCACGTTGAAGCGGTACGCCTGCACCAGCACGCCGCTCATGCCGTAGTGCTTGAGATAGCCGAGCCACACGGCGTCGCACGCCGAGAACAGATCGCGCTCCATCGCATCCGAAACGAACTGGTCGAAGATCACCGGCGCGGGCGTGATGCGCGGCGCGTGCGCGTTGATGAACGCGCGCGTTTCGTCGTCCTGCTGACCGGCGATCACGAGGCGCGGCGCGTCGTGTCCCGCGCCGAGCTGGATCAGCGCCCGCATCAATTCGCGGATGCCCTTGCGTTCGCCGATCGCGCCATACACGAGCAGATAGCGCGTGTTCGTGTCGAGTCCCAGCCGCGCGCGCGCTTCCTGCCGATCGGCCGCGGGCGTCTCGGGAAACGGATCGGCGACATAGGCGAGCCTGGCGCCCTGCGCGGGTTTCGTCGCGGCGTACCAGTCGGGCAGCGTGGGGTCGATCGTGAACAGCGTGCGCAGGCCGCGCACGCGCATGCCACGGCGAAACAGCAGCGATTTCGCGAGATCGACGACCGGGCGGCGCGGCGTGCGCAAACCCGCGCCCGCGTGATGGAAGGTCATGCCCATCACGATGGCGATCCACGGCGTCTCGCCGAACGGCGAGCCGAGCGGCGCGAGCGTGTAGAAGAAGTAATCGGCGTAGGGCGCCACCACGAGCCGCACGGGCATCGTGCGTTGCACTTCGACGAGCGCGCGCGCGTAGAAGTCGCGAAAGCGCATGTAGACGCTGGCCGCGTAGAGCACGCCGCGCGGCACCGTGTGCAGGTCGAGCAGCACGAGACGCAGGTCGGGGCGGGCCTCGCGCACGATGCGCTGCGCGAGCGGATGCTGCGCGTACCCGGCGTCCGTGATGACGAGGCAGCGGTGGCCCGCTTCCACGCAGGCCTGCGCGATCCACTCCACGTAACGCCAGCGATGGCCCGTGAAATTCGGCTCGATGATCGCGATCCAGTCGTCGCTCGCCTGCGCGCGCGTGGCGCTCGTCTGCCCGGCATCGCCGGGATCGGTCAGGCCGGTGCTGTCGGGAGCGTTGGGGTCGGCACGGCGGTAGGTGGCGATCGACGCGGATTCCATGCAGGTAGCCTGACGAAGGACGTTCCGAGCACATTAGCAGCGCCAACCGTAAGACAAGCGACAAATTGCGGTGCCGGATGGCCGATTTTGCCTGGCCTCGCCCGAGCCGCGCGCGTGGCGTATGCGGCGGTGCAGTATCGTCCGATTCCGCCTGGTAGATGGCGCTTGAGCGCATGCGCCGCGCGGTAACGTCCACCCTGCGCGCTTAAAAAAGCGCGGCGTGGGCTGGCGCGTGCCGCTTGTACGTACGAAGCGCGTGAGCCATGTCGTAGATGTGGAAAGTTGCAATGACAGGAGGTGAGTTTTGCGCGCGATGCGGCTCCCGGCGTGGCCGGTGAAGGCGGGGTTCGGTCCCGGCGCGGCCACGTGGGTGCTGCTGCAGCAGGTGTGCGTGCGCGGTCTCGTGGCCGTCAAATTTCTCGTGATCGGGCGCATTCTCGGTCCCTCGGCGATCGGGCTCGCGAGCGTCGCGCTGCTCGCCGTCGCCATTGCCGAGGCGCTCTCCGACACCGGTCTCGCGCAAGCCGTGATTCAGGGCCCCGTGCCGCCCACGCGCGATCAAACGGGCGCCGTCTGGACCACGCTCGCCACGCGCGGCTTGCTGATTGCGTTGCTGCTGGTCGCCTGCGCGCCGCTCATGGACGCGCAGTTTCATCTGGGCGGCGCGCTCGCGCTCGTGCAGATCGCCGCATTGCTGCCGCTGTTGCGCGGCCTCGCTTCGCCCGCGTATTTCATCGCGCAACGCGAGCGGCATTTTCAGCACATCGCGGCGCTCGAAATCTCGGCGGGCGCGATCGACTGCATCATCGGCATCGGGCTCGCGCTCGCGGGCATGGGACCGTATTCGCTGCTGATCGGCATGATGATCGGCGAGGCGTTCAAGAGCGTGCTCACGTGGACCACGCTCGCGCCGCGGCCGCCCATCCGGCTGCGCTGGTCCGGTATCGGCCATTACGTGGGCTTCAGCCGCTGGATCTGGGCCAGCAGCGTGATCATTCTGATTACTAACCAGTTCGACAAGGTCGTGGTCGGCAAGCTGCTCGGGCCGACGCAACTGGGTGCGTGGCAGATGTCGTCGAAACTCGCGCAGATGCTGCTCGCCGACGCCGCGCTCGCCATGTCGCAATACCTCTTCCCGACTTTCGCCGCGCATCATCGCGGCGGCGCGCACGCGGCCGCGCGGCTGTTTCGCCTCTATCTCGGCGTGGCCGCGCTCGGGCTCGCGGCCGTGGTGATCCTGCTGCGCTTCGCCGCGGAGCCGCTGTTCTCGATCGTGCTCGGCGCCGCGTGGCTGCCGGCCGTGCCGCTGTTTCGCATCTTCGTCATCAACATGGCGATCAGCGCGTTGAACTCGGTGCTCGCGTCGTATCTGCGTGCCGTGGGCGATGCGCGCGCGGTGACCGTCGCCTCGCTGATCCAGGTGGGCGCGCTGATCGTGAGCGTGCCGCC
The Paraburkholderia acidisoli genome window above contains:
- a CDS encoding glycosyltransferase, whose amino-acid sequence is MESASIATYRRADPNAPDSTGLTDPGDAGQTSATRAQASDDWIAIIEPNFTGHRWRYVEWIAQACVEAGHRCLVITDAGYAQHPLAQRIVREARPDLRLVLLDLHTVPRGVLYAASVYMRFRDFYARALVEVQRTMPVRLVVAPYADYFFYTLAPLGSPFGETPWIAIVMGMTFHHAGAGLRTPRRPVVDLAKSLLFRRGMRVRGLRTLFTIDPTLPDWYAATKPAQGARLAYVADPFPETPAADRQEARARLGLDTNTRYLLVYGAIGERKGIRELMRALIQLGAGHDAPRLVIAGQQDDETRAFINAHAPRITPAPVIFDQFVSDAMERDLFSACDAVWLGYLKHYGMSGVLVQAYRFNVPVLASADGLIGWFCRDGSLGPQLDDLEPATIARALAALPAYWRDHENVDSRLAAGTPAAGMPDAGTPDANHLLARNTLDEFKRTLQSAMA
- a CDS encoding oligosaccharide flippase family protein, yielding MRAMRLPAWPVKAGFGPGAATWVLLQQVCVRGLVAVKFLVIGRILGPSAIGLASVALLAVAIAEALSDTGLAQAVIQGPVPPTRDQTGAVWTTLATRGLLIALLLVACAPLMDAQFHLGGALALVQIAALLPLLRGLASPAYFIAQRERHFQHIAALEISAGAIDCIIGIGLALAGMGPYSLLIGMMIGEAFKSVLTWTTLAPRPPIRLRWSGIGHYVGFSRWIWASSVIILITNQFDKVVVGKLLGPTQLGAWQMSSKLAQMLLADAALAMSQYLFPTFAAHHRGGAHAAARLFRLYLGVAALGLAAVVILLRFAAEPLFSIVLGAAWLPAVPLFRIFVINMAISALNSVLASYLRAVGDARAVTVASLIQVGALIVSVPPATHFYGVTGIAWSMTFGLATGAAWMLWRVSRHGAAHAPAETVE